From one Dermacentor variabilis isolate Ectoservices chromosome 3, ASM5094787v1, whole genome shotgun sequence genomic stretch:
- the LOC142573853 gene encoding uncharacterized protein LOC142573853, producing the protein MTARPPEFDDTTSSWNTYRVRLEAFFEGHSIKDPGKQRALLVSALSDNVVRVLQGQCQSESVNHLSYEAVVQHLDNHFDPQVNEIAASYAFFHAEPSRRRKGTRNGRVEHTHKGSFAYNRLASGIASAPALFQRRLESVRQGLSRVKVYLDDIIIAEKQNSILRHVLGRPRDNGLKLNRDKCRFLEKQVSFLGHKIDATGLHPPENMEAITDAPRPETQLAGLSRSDDTLHQIRGWITHGWPRQLSVAQQHLMPYFSRRNETTPLEGGKSPAELLLGFRPRTRLTASLTKVTENDGSGEPVQGAAKEPTRYQPGSQVWSRQFQSARKWMPATVVSRTGVRMVTLETPEGPQRRHVDQLRPRFCTGSSPSKPSEVQTGDEAQCSAEQAAAHDGSDARDVGSQAAEDQQSPHRSTRLRKPPDCLAYSSLGGRDVALSSTRDVTLSSPRADV; encoded by the exons ATGACAGCCAGGCCCCCTGAGTTCGACGACACGACCAGTAGCTGGAACACTTACCGAGTCCGTTTGGAGGCCTTTTTTGAGGGCCACAGCATCAAAGATCCAGGGAAACAGCGTGCGCTTCTTGTGTCAGCACTAAGTGACAACGTGGTTCGCGTACTTCAAGGCCAGTGCCAGTCAGAATCTGTGAACCACCTGAGCTATGAGGCCGTCGTACAGCACCTGGACAACCACTTCGATCCCCAAGTCAATGAGATAGCAGCGAGCTATGCTTTTTTTCACGCGGAACCAAGCAGAAGGCGAAAAG GCACGAGAAATGGCCGtgttgaacacacacacaaaggttCGTTTGCATACAACCGCCTCGCGTCCGGCATTGCATCGGCTCCGGCTTTGTTCCAGCGCCGCCTCGAATCCGTTCGGCAAGGCCTCTCTCGCGTCaaggtgtacttggatgacatcatTATAGCCGAAAAGCAGAACTCAATTCTCCGGCATGTCCTCGGGCGGCCGCGCGACAATGGACTCAAGTTGAACCGTGACAAATGCAGGTTCCTCGAGAAGCAAGTTTCGTTCTTGGGCCACAAGATCGACGCAACTGGCCTACACCCTCCTGAGAATATGGAAGCCATCACCGACGCACCAAGACCGGAGACG CAATTAGCGGGCCTGAGCCGATCGGACGATACGCTTCATCAGATCAGGGGGTGGATCACACATGGCTGGCCGCGGCAGTTATCGGTAGCACAGCAACACCTGATGCCGTACTTTTCTCGCCGTAACGA AACGACACCATTGGAAGGAGGAAAATCGCCCGCAGAACTGCTGTTGGGCTTCCGTCCCCGAACCAGGCTGACAGCTTCACTGACAAAGGTGACAGAAAATGATGGTTCCGGCGAACCTGTTCAAGGAGCAGCAAAAGAACCAACACGATATCAACCTGGCAGTCAAGTATGGTCACGCCAGTTTCAGTCTGCTCGGAAGTGGATGCCGGCGACAGTAGTGTCCAGGACGGGAGTACGCATGGTTACACTGGAAACACCGGAGGGACCGCAGCGGCGCCACGTAGACCAACTCCGGCCACGGTTCTGCACAGGGTCGTCACCTAGCAAGCCGAGCGAAGTCCAGACCGGCGACGAAGCTCAGTGTAGTGCCGAGCAGGCCGCAGCTCATGATGGTTCGGACGCACGGGATGTCGGCTCTCAAGCCGCCGAAGACCAACAGTCACCACATCGTTCGACTCGCCTACGGAAGCCCCCAGATTGTCTCGCTTACTCCAGCTTAGGGGGAAGGGATGTAGCGTTATCAAGTACGCGTGATGTAACGTTATCAAGCCCGCGTGCTGATGTATAG